A section of the Rossellomorea marisflavi genome encodes:
- the lonB gene encoding ATP-dependent protease LonB, producing MSFTSIALFIQLFFGIIIGLYFWNLLKNQRTQKVSIDRESKKEMEELRKMRSISLSEPLSERVRPASFDDIVGQEDGIKSLKAALCSPNPQHVIIYGPPGVGKTAAARLVLEEAKKNMKSPFMTSAVFVELDATTARFDERGIADPLIGSVHDPIYQGAGAMGQAGIPQPKQGAVTNAHGGVLFIDEIGELHPIQMNKLLKVLEDRRVYLESAYYNEENHQIPSHIHDIFKNGLPADFRLVGATTRTPNEIPPAIRSRCMEVFFRELEREEVKEICARAAKKVNISVSKEGLEILASYARNGREAVNLVQIAAGLAITENRDHIADHELEWIIQSTQMSPRHEKKINREATVGLVNGLAVTGPNSGSLLEIEVTVIPAAEKGGVNVTGIVEEESIGDKGKSIRRKSMAKGSIENVITVLRSMGVPADQYDIHVNFPGGVPVDGPSAGIAMALGIYSAIYRLPVRHNIALTGEISIHGKVKPVGGVYPKIKGAKAAGADLVIIPHENEQSLLHEVGGIEVIPVKEFKEVIELALVKDVMDDAKNKKSM from the coding sequence ATGAGCTTTACAAGTATCGCGCTGTTTATCCAGCTTTTTTTCGGCATCATCATCGGACTGTATTTCTGGAATCTCCTGAAGAACCAACGAACTCAAAAAGTATCCATCGACCGGGAATCGAAGAAGGAGATGGAGGAGCTGAGGAAGATGCGCTCGATTTCCCTCTCCGAACCCCTTTCTGAAAGGGTTCGCCCGGCAAGCTTCGACGATATCGTCGGTCAGGAGGATGGGATCAAGTCCCTGAAGGCAGCACTGTGCAGCCCGAATCCACAGCATGTGATCATCTACGGTCCTCCAGGGGTCGGGAAGACGGCAGCTGCGCGACTTGTATTGGAAGAAGCGAAGAAGAACATGAAATCCCCGTTCATGACCTCGGCTGTATTTGTAGAGCTTGATGCGACGACCGCACGATTCGATGAGCGTGGCATTGCGGATCCCCTGATCGGATCGGTTCATGACCCCATTTATCAGGGGGCGGGTGCCATGGGACAGGCCGGAATCCCGCAGCCGAAGCAGGGGGCGGTGACCAATGCCCATGGTGGCGTACTCTTCATTGATGAAATCGGAGAATTACACCCGATTCAAATGAATAAGTTATTAAAAGTTCTGGAAGACCGCAGGGTTTATCTTGAGAGTGCATATTATAATGAAGAAAATCATCAGATCCCTAGTCACATCCACGATATTTTCAAAAACGGCCTCCCGGCAGATTTCCGTTTAGTCGGGGCCACGACGAGGACGCCGAATGAAATTCCACCGGCGATCCGTTCCCGCTGCATGGAAGTATTCTTCCGTGAGCTTGAGAGGGAAGAAGTGAAAGAAATCTGTGCAAGGGCAGCCAAAAAGGTGAATATTTCCGTGAGCAAGGAAGGGTTGGAGATCCTTGCGTCCTATGCAAGGAATGGCCGTGAAGCTGTGAATCTGGTTCAGATCGCGGCCGGTCTTGCCATCACGGAAAATCGCGATCATATTGCCGATCATGAATTGGAATGGATCATTCAATCGACTCAGATGTCCCCGAGGCATGAGAAGAAAATCAACAGGGAGGCGACAGTCGGCCTCGTCAACGGCCTCGCCGTGACAGGTCCGAATTCGGGGTCCCTGCTTGAAATCGAAGTCACCGTCATCCCGGCGGCGGAAAAGGGCGGGGTCAATGTAACGGGGATTGTGGAAGAAGAGAGCATCGGTGATAAAGGCAAATCGATCCGCCGGAAAAGCATGGCCAAAGGATCGATCGAGAACGTCATCACCGTCCTGCGATCCATGGGGGTCCCGGCAGACCAATACGATATCCACGTGAATTTCCCAGGTGGAGTCCCGGTGGACGGACCTTCGGCAGGTATCGCCATGGCACTCGGCATCTACTCGGCGATCTACAGGCTTCCCGTCAGGCATAACATCGCACTTACGGGTGAAATCAGCATTCACGGGAAGGTGAAACCCGTCGGTGGGGTGTATCCGAAGATCAAAGGAGCCAAGGCGGCAGGGGCGGATCTCGTCATCATTCCACACGAAAACGAACAGTCCCTCCTTCATGAAGTGGGTGGCATCGAAGTGATTCCCGTCAAAGAGTTCAAAGAAGTGATCGAGCTGGCCCTTGTCAAAGACGTCATGGACGATGCAAAAAACAAGAAAAGCATGTAA